The following are encoded together in the Pedobacter steynii genome:
- a CDS encoding FecR family protein, giving the protein MNVSDELLDKYFKGQCSPEEKLQVLAYLNEIDDLPEHLLSKDEWDQTNDAGIEEVKTEEMFNAVKRQTIAKTYRLKWIKITSAAAIVLAILTVGLLNLNKSTPDMRLANNKISNTTAVNPINWKSIVNYTENTQLFTLPDHSTVKLFPGAELRYAIPFVKNKREVYLNGKSFFEVTKDSRHPFVVYAKGISTTALGTSFTITALGKSKFIKVQLHTGKVQVKNIDSAHRISPFTEILLPGKELVYNSLNNKVKVSDSRSSAIRQENIVRELNFTQAALVDVLAKLEKQYKVKITYNPADLAEMSFTGSLKLSQTIDTILEEIAELNKLNQIKTTEGYLIKK; this is encoded by the coding sequence ATGAATGTATCTGATGAGTTGTTAGATAAATATTTTAAAGGACAATGCAGCCCCGAAGAAAAACTTCAGGTGCTGGCCTATTTAAATGAAATTGACGACTTGCCCGAACATTTATTAAGCAAAGACGAATGGGACCAAACCAATGATGCCGGAATAGAAGAGGTAAAAACTGAGGAGATGTTCAATGCAGTAAAAAGGCAAACCATAGCAAAAACCTATCGTTTGAAATGGATTAAAATCACCTCAGCCGCTGCAATTGTTCTCGCGATACTTACTGTTGGCCTGTTAAACCTGAACAAGAGCACACCAGATATGCGCCTTGCCAATAATAAAATTTCAAATACGACAGCGGTTAATCCTATAAACTGGAAATCAATCGTAAACTATACAGAAAACACCCAATTATTTACCCTGCCAGACCACTCTACAGTTAAGCTGTTTCCGGGGGCTGAATTGAGGTACGCCATTCCATTCGTGAAAAACAAGCGGGAAGTATATTTAAACGGAAAAAGCTTTTTTGAAGTTACAAAAGACAGCAGGCATCCTTTTGTTGTCTATGCTAAAGGGATTTCTACAACAGCCTTAGGAACATCATTTACCATTACGGCCTTAGGCAAAAGCAAGTTTATTAAAGTGCAGTTGCATACGGGTAAAGTTCAGGTGAAAAACATAGATTCGGCACACCGCATTTCGCCTTTTACCGAGATCCTACTTCCTGGAAAAGAGCTCGTATACAACAGTCTGAATAATAAAGTAAAAGTCTCTGATTCCAGGTCTTCTGCCATAAGACAGGAAAATATCGTCAGAGAGCTCAACTTTACTCAGGCAGCTTTAGTTGATGTTCTGGCTAAACTGGAAAAGCAGTATAAAGTTAAAATTACTTACAATCCTGCTGATTTAGCCGAAATGTCATTTACAGGAAGTTTAAAACTATCGCAGACTATAGATACCATACTTGAAGAAATAGCCGAATTAAATAAACTAAATCAAATCAAAACAACCGAAGGTTACCTGATTAAAAAGTAA
- a CDS encoding RNA polymerase sigma factor, which translates to MLNYIQNIKAGNHVSFEIVFKLCHKKVYAYFFKKTASEDIAQELTQLAFIKLWNFKHTLSEEHELDLQLFRIAKTTLLDYFKKLGNDDRNLKLYYHRISEEADEQSQKFETNQQLEVVLNRLPPTRKKVFILNRLQGYSYKEISEQLSISPRTVEKHISLAIKQLNGYAYLPIFLLLFKFLR; encoded by the coding sequence ATGTTGAACTATATCCAGAATATAAAAGCGGGGAACCATGTATCTTTTGAAATAGTTTTTAAACTATGTCATAAAAAGGTGTATGCCTATTTTTTCAAGAAGACAGCTTCCGAAGATATAGCCCAGGAGTTGACTCAGCTGGCTTTTATCAAACTCTGGAATTTCAAGCACACCCTATCCGAAGAACACGAGCTCGACTTACAATTATTCCGCATCGCAAAAACCACTTTACTCGATTATTTTAAAAAGCTGGGCAATGATGACCGGAACCTTAAACTTTATTACCACAGGATTTCTGAAGAAGCTGATGAACAAAGTCAGAAGTTTGAAACCAATCAGCAGTTGGAAGTTGTTTTAAATCGGCTCCCGCCAACACGTAAGAAAGTTTTCATTTTAAACCGCTTACAAGGCTATTCCTATAAAGAGATTTCTGAACAGCTTTCTATTTCTCCACGAACGGTAGAAAAGCATATTTCATTGGCTATAAAGCAACTTAACGGTTATGCTTATCTTCCAATATTCCTCCTCCTCTTCAAATTTCTTCGTTAA